A segment of the Silvanigrella paludirubra genome:
TTCCAATTTAAATTTAATTAGAAAATTAATTGAAGAATTCGATTTTTCCTTAGGAGTTCCTTTAGCAAGACAATATTTAAGTTATTTATTATTTAAAGATTTTAATGAAACTTACATGGAATTAAATAAAGAAATTAAATCTATTTTAATTTTAAATGCTAAAAAAGGGATTAATACTATAAATCAAATACCTTCTTCTACTGTTAAATGCTCTCGAGCTTTAATATTATTAGAACAAATAGAAAAAGATATAAATATTGATATTAATTTAGACTATGTTTTTGCTGAAGTAGAAAAAATTGCGTTATCTAATTTATCTTTAAACAAAGAAAATTTATTTGCACCACTTACTTTCTGGCAAGAAGATTCTATTAAATTTGGCTTTTATTCACTATTGAATAAGCTAGAAGCTCTATCTAATTCTTATTTTTATTTTTTAAATCTTAAAGATGAAAACTTTAAACTAAACTTACTTTCAATAAAAGAATCTATTTTAGATAATGATATAAATGATATTTATAATAAATCTATTTTTTTATCTAAATTAGTTAATTTAATAATAAAAAATCAAGTCAATCACAAAAATGAAATTAATTTTGAAAATAAATATTATGAAAATCTACTTTTTATTGAAAGATTATCCTATCAATTATCAAGAAAAAATGAATCCATAGAAAATATTAAATATTTAAAAGATAAATTACATAATCACATGGAAAATAATATCTGCTTAAATGAACTAATTGATGAAGAAATACACAACATAAATAATTCAATATCTAAAGATAATATAACTAGAGCTCGTTTAGAAATGCGTCTAAATGATACAGAGTACCCATTAAGTGTTGCCTATAGAGAATATATTAAATCTGCGCTTCAATATCTTGAAGAGTAGAAGTGTCTTCATAAAATTTTATACCTTTTGTTAACTCTACTTCAGAAAACATGGCACTTTGAAACAAATTCACATGATTCGCTTTACAAAGCTCTAGAACAGCCATAATGACAACAATCAATTCATATCTAGATAAGCAGTCCATAATTAGAACTTTTAAGGTTACATTTTCAAGTTCTTCTAATTTCTTTTTAATCATTTCCATTTTTTGTTGAATAGTAATTTTTTGAGCACGAACAATGACCTTGGGTGTGGATTGATTTGAAAACTTTAACAAAACACGTTCCAAAGAAATAATTAAATCAAAAGGATTTCCCTTGATTGGGTGCTCAAATGCTGAGATTTCTTCATCCCTTCTTTTATACTCCCCAGAAGGAAATATATCCTGTGCCGTTGCATTTAGGGATTGTAAAACTTCAGAAGCCTTTTTTAAGGCTTCAAATTCCATTAATTGTTCAATCAACACCTTACGAGGATCTTCTTCAGAAACCTGATCTAAAGACTCTGGTTCTAAATGAGAGTTATTTTGCAAAACAGGGACTAATAAATTTGCTTTGATTTCAATCAGCTGGGCTGCCATTGCTAAATATTCACCAGCAGTTAAGAAGTCGAGTTCAGGTACCTGCCTTAAAAAACTAAGGTATTGTTCCGTTATAATAAAAATTGGGATATTAAAGATATTCAACTCCTGCGCTTTAATTAAGTGCAGAAGAAGATCCAAAGGACCATCAAAGTTTTCTAATCTAAGGTGCATTGATCTCTACCAGTTGTAAAACGATTTCATCCGAGCAATCATTTTGCTACTAAATGATCGTAATTGAGGATTAAACCTCTGTCGACGAAGGTGTAAAGTCTTTTGAGGCATAGTAAATTATTTTTGTCGCAATTTAGAGTTTTAGTTGCACGATAATATTGCAAGTTACATGAATGAGGTGAATTCATTGCAAAAATATAAATTATTTTTAATTGGTATTGGTTTTTTTTGGATTTTCTCTTGGTGTATTTTCGGAAGTATTTTAGGTGCTGAAGTAAAACTCTTAAACTCAACAGCGGTTACACCCTCAGAATTTATGATCTGGCAAAGAACATTGTTACGTTCAGCGCATGCTCATATGAATTCTATGGGTATTACAACGATTTTAATTGGATTATCAATTCCACACATTAAAAATATGATTTCAGAAAAAAAAATAAAAATGATTATTTTAACAAATTTAGTATCTATTCCTATTTTTGGTTTTGGAATTATTTTAGAAGCTTTTTTTCCTGATATCACAGGAAAAATTTCTCTTATATCTGCTATTTCTGCAATTGGAGGAATATTTTATATTTTAACAATGGCTATATGGTCTTCCTTATTTATATTTTCAGCTATGAAAAAAAATGGATAAAATGAATAATATAAAAGAACATATTACAGATAATACATTTGAAAGAATTATTTTTATTACCAGGCTCAGTGCAATTGGAGATGTAATAATCTCAAGCCATACTATTGTAAAATTAATAATAAATGGTTACTTTCCCGTATTTATAACTTCACATAGCACAAAAGACATAGCTCTTCGAATAAATGGACTACAAGCTTTTATTTGTCATCAAAAAGGAAAAAAAAATTTATATTATTTTAAAGGTAATGAAGTTAATGAAAAAAGTTTTTTAGAAAATATAAATAGTTTAAAAACATTAAAAAAACATTTATATGTTGATTTACAAAAAACATCCCGAAGTAAGAGAGCTTTAAAATTCATTTCAAATGAACTTAATATTAAATTTGAAAAAAAATATTTTATATCCAAAATGACTTTATATCGTATTTTATTAGTGATTTTATCTTATTTTTCTTTTAAACAGAAAGTAAAAGATAATAAATTAAAATTTAATAGAATTCATGAAATCCAAGAAAAACTTATTAAAAATATTATATTAAAAGATAAAAATTCATATGAAAAATTAAATAAAAACCACATTATTTTACAAAATAATAATTCTTTTTTTAACAATAAATTCGATTATATAGCCATATTTCCTGGAGCTAGTGGGTTTATAAAAACATGGCCTAAAGAAAAGTTTCGCGAATTGATTCAAAAAATAGTAAATCAAACAAATTACCATATTATTATTTGTGGATTGACAAACGAAATTTACCTTGGAGAATATTTAGATTATCCTCAACAAACTAGAATTATAAATTTAGTAAACAAAACAACATTAGATCAAACTTTGAATATTATTTCCAATTCAAAATATATTGTTACAAACGACTCCTTTGCTGCTCATGGGGCCGATGTCTTCAAAATTCCTGCAAGTGTATTATTTGGTGCAACCTCACCTTTATTTGGTTTTGTTCCAATTTATGAAAAAATATCTATTGAATATATGAATTTATCTTGCAGCCCTTGTTCTAGACATGGAAAAGGATTTTGCCGATTTAAAAATCTAAAATGTCTTCAAGATATTGATACTTTAAATATATTTAATCATATCTTAAATTTAAAAACAAAAAATTAGTCTAATTTGCATAATGCTTTTTTTATAGATACTGTACCTATTCTTGTAGGGGAAGTCTGGTGAAAATCCAGCGCTGTGCCGCAACGGTAATCATTATTTTTTTTTATGAAAGCCCGATTACCTACAAGAATTCACTCTCGAGCAAGGGGTTACTCATGGACAGATCTCAAGATTTTCAAGAAAATATTGATCAATCGGAAACACGAATGATTAAATGTGTTTTTCCAGAAACCACAAATCATTACAATACATTATTTGGAGGAACCGCATTAAATTGGATGGATGAAGTTGCTTTTATTACAGCAACAAGATTCTCTCGAAAAAAAATGGTTACGGTTTCTTTAGATAAAACTGATTTTCAAAAACCAATTCCAGCAGGGTCATTTGCCGATATTCACGGAATTGTAACTCATGTTGGTAATAAAAGTTTAAAAGTTCAAGTTCAAATTTTTATTGAACATATGTATACGAAAAAAAGAGAATTAGCTGTTAGTGGTACGTTTTCAATGGTAGCTATCAATGAAAATGGCAAAACAACCCAAGTAATTTAATTTTATTATTTTCCAAACTTTTAGCTATTCCACTTTTTTTATTTTAAAGATTGAATCAAAAGAAAAATATTAATATAATAATTTGAACTTATATTCTTGTATCTTAAAAATAAAGAAGCAAAAAATGAGTCATACTAAATATGAATTTATGTCTGAATTATATAAAAATATTCTTGAAAGTAAATATTGTCTAGAATTAACAGAGCCTAATAAAAATAAAGTATACAAAGAAAATTTTCAAGATGCTATTTATCGTGTTGCTCATGAAGTAAACAAATACGATAAAAATAAATTTGCTGAAATGAAACAAAAATCAATACAATTTATTTCAAATAAAGATTTTAGCCCAGCAGGTGGAATATGGAGAGCCGCAGGAAATCCAAGTTCTAAAGTATCTTTTGTAAATTGCACTACACAGGCCCCTGTTAAAGATTCTATCGAAAATATTTTTGGAGAATCATTAATGAATTGGAGCCGTATTGCTTCCTATGGACAAGGGAATGGAATTGATATTTCTGGATTAAGACCAAGAGGGGCTAAAACGAATAATTGTGCTAAGTATAGTACCGGTGCTGTTAGCTTTCTTATAAATTATGATGCTTCAATGCAAGTGATTGGTGCAGAAAATCGCCGAGGAGCAACTAAACCAGATATATGGATTTATCATCCTGACAGTGAAGAATTTATTTCATGTAAATCAGATATTACTAAACTAACTTCTCAAAATATATCCCTAAAAATTGACTCCCATTTTATGAATTGTGTAGAAAAAAATAAAAATATTGAATTAAAATGGAAACGATTAAATAATGAGGTTTTTGTAGGAGAAAAGTTATTTGATAATGACTCGTCAGGCCCAAATATAGAAATAACGAAACAAATAAATGCAAAAAATTTATTTCAAAAGATTGCTTATCAGGCTTGGAAAACTGGGGAACCTGGAATTGAATTTTGGGATAATAGTGAATATTGGTCAAATAGCAATTATCATCCTAATAAAAAATTTCATATTGTATCAACAAATGGATGTTCAGAACAAAAGTTAGATCCATTTAATACTTGTGTATTAGCATCTATAAATTTTTATAATATGCCTCTATATCATGAAAATTGGAAAGATTGGTTAGTAGAAAGAGTTTCATTTGGTATTCGTTTTTTAGATAATGTAATGCTTGCTGAGTATGAGGAAAAAAGATCTCCTCACCCCATTCAAAGACAAAAATTAAAAGAAATGACAAGAATAGGTTTAGGATTCACTGGATTATATGATTGGTTTATAAAAAATAAAATAATTTATGGATCAGAAAAAAGTATCGAAATAATAAAAATAATAATGAGTGTTTTTTCAGAATCCGCTTATCGAACATCAATTGAGTTAGGAAAAGAAAGAGGAAGTTTTACTGAATTTAAAAAAGAATGGTTCACACAAAGCCCATTTATCAAAAGACTTTGTGAATTAACAAATTTAAAATTAAATGATTTTGAATTCATGAGACATGTATGTTGTCTATCAGTTGCACCAACAGGAACACTTTCTATGGTTGTTGGAACAGGAGGGAATGGTTGCGAACCCTCTTTTTCTCCCTACTATGAACGAAAAGAAAGAGCAGTAACTGGTGAATACAGAACACATGTTATTTATGATAATTGTGTATTAAATGAGTTAAAAAGAAAAAAGTTAAAAGTTACAAAGAAAAATATTGATGAAATGATTCAATCCGAAGAGTGGGTTTTTGCAGCATGGAATAAAAATCCTAAAAAAAATATCAATCCAATAAATAAAATTAAATTAATGTCAGAATTGTATAAATATATTGATAGTGGAATTTCAGTTACTTATAACCTTCCTGAATCGGCTACAGTCAAAGATATTCTTGAAATATATTTTAAATCTTGGGAATATGAACTTAAATCTGTCACAGTTTACAGAGATAAAAGTAGAGAAGGCATTCTAAATCATATTTCAGATAATAATAAAAATAAATTAAGTAAACTTGTTTCTTTTAAAAGACCCCAAGAAGTTATATGTGACATTCATCAGACAAATGTATCAGGTCAAAAATGGATTGTACTTGTAGGATTAATTGATAATAGCCCCTATGAAGTATTTTGTGGTCTTCTTCATAAAAATTTTAATCCTTCTATTTATACAAAAGGAAAAATATTTAAAAATGAAAAAAGAAATTATTTTTTAGTTTTAAAAAATAAGGATAAAGAAATAAAATTAGATATAAAAAAATCATTTAAAAATGATGGATCAGAAAGCGCTATGACAAGGCTTGTCTCTTTAAATTTAAGACATCACGTAGATATTAGATTTATAGTACAACAGCTGGTAAAATCTGAAGGAGATATGACAACCTTTGCTAAAGCAATCAGTAGAGTTCTTAAAAAATATATAGAAGATGGAAGTAAATTACATGGTGAAAACTGCCCTAGCTGCCAAAAGGACTCTTTAATTCATCAATCTAATTGTATTGTTTGTAATGAATGTGGTTGGAGCCGCTGCTAATAATATTAATTATTTTTTGACATTAAGGATAAATTTTTCATCTTACTTAAAATTGTATCATTCTAAATTTTCCGATTATTAAAAAATACTAACAAACAACATCTAAAGGATAAAAATATTGTTTAAATATATTTTTGCCATAGTTCTGATACTTTTAAATTTTTATTCACATGCCGCAGAAAATAAGTGCACTAAATGTTATAAATCATGTATTAACAAACCAAATTATAACATTTTAGATTCCGAAGAAGTTATTAAGTTTTTAAAAGAAGGAAAAATATCTATTATTAAGGATCAAGATAATATTTTAAGCAACTCAGATAAGACTTCTTTAAAAAATAATTTATTTTATAAAGAAGGATCATATTATGTAAATCAAAATTTAAGATTTATTCTTATATGCAAATGCTGTGACCAATGCCTTAAAAAAGAATGTTAATTTTCATATTACATTGGATCAAAAGCAATATTTTCAAAAATTGGGATTTTTTCATCAGAAGATTTTCCTTGATAACACCAACTAGGGTTACTATTTTCTGAACATCTTAATTTGCCATTTAATTCATTTAAACTAATTAGATCTGCATTATATGAAAGATAATAGTAACCTAAATAACTTACTTTTAAATACTTATAATCATCATAGTCACTTGATTTTTGAAATTTTATTTTTAATTTAGTCATTTTTTGAAGAAGATCGTAATTTGATATCAATGGCTCATTATCTGCATCTTCCTCCATCAGTAATTCATTA
Coding sequences within it:
- a CDS encoding segregation and condensation protein A, with product MHLRLENFDGPLDLLLHLIKAQELNIFNIPIFIITEQYLSFLRQVPELDFLTAGEYLAMAAQLIEIKANLLVPVLQNNSHLEPESLDQVSEEDPRKVLIEQLMEFEALKKASEVLQSLNATAQDIFPSGEYKRRDEEISAFEHPIKGNPFDLIISLERVLLKFSNQSTPKVIVRAQKITIQQKMEMIKKKLEELENVTLKVLIMDCLSRYELIVVIMAVLELCKANHVNLFQSAMFSEVELTKGIKFYEDTSTLQDIEAQI
- a CDS encoding glycosyltransferase family 9 protein, whose translation is MNNIKEHITDNTFERIIFITRLSAIGDVIISSHTIVKLIINGYFPVFITSHSTKDIALRINGLQAFICHQKGKKNLYYFKGNEVNEKSFLENINSLKTLKKHLYVDLQKTSRSKRALKFISNELNIKFEKKYFISKMTLYRILLVILSYFSFKQKVKDNKLKFNRIHEIQEKLIKNIILKDKNSYEKLNKNHIILQNNNSFFNNKFDYIAIFPGASGFIKTWPKEKFRELIQKIVNQTNYHIIICGLTNEIYLGEYLDYPQQTRIINLVNKTTLDQTLNIISNSKYIVTNDSFAAHGADVFKIPASVLFGATSPLFGFVPIYEKISIEYMNLSCSPCSRHGKGFCRFKNLKCLQDIDTLNIFNHILNLKTKN
- a CDS encoding acyl-CoA thioesterase; amino-acid sequence: MDRSQDFQENIDQSETRMIKCVFPETTNHYNTLFGGTALNWMDEVAFITATRFSRKKMVTVSLDKTDFQKPIPAGSFADIHGIVTHVGNKSLKVQVQIFIEHMYTKKRELAVSGTFSMVAINENGKTTQVI